A window of Gemmatimonadales bacterium genomic DNA:
ATCCGCCTCAAGGCGATGGCCAAGGACGGCGTGCTCCAGTTCCCGGTCATCGCGGTGAACAACTCCGAGACGAAGCATCTGTTCGACAACCGCTACGGCACGGGCCAGTCCACGGTGGACGGCGTACTCCGCGCGACCAACATGCTGCTCGCCGGCTCGACCGCGGTGGTTGCCGGGTTCGGCTGGTGCGGGCGCGGCGTGGCGATGCGGCTGCGAGGCGCGGGCGCCAACGTCATCGTGACCGAGATCGACCCGATCAAGGCGCTCGAGGCGCAGATGGAAGGCTACCGCGTGATGCCGATGATGGAGGCCGCGGCGATCGGCGACCTGTTCATCACGCTCACCGGCAACGTCAACGTCGTTCGCGTCGACCACCTGCGCGCCATGAAGGACGGGGCGATCCTGGCCAACAGCGGCCACTTCAACGTCGAGATCGACCTCGAGGGGCTGGCCAAGGTCGCCAAGGGCCCGCGCGCCGCCCGCGAGTTCGTGGCCGAGTACCTGCTGGACGGGAAGCGCATCTTCATCCTCGGCGAGGGGCGGCTGATCAACCTCGCGGCGGCGGAGGGGCATCCGGCCAGCGTCATGGACATGTCGTTCGCCAACCAGGCCCTCGGAGCCGAATACCTCGTGAAGCACGGCCCGTCGCTCTCGCGCGACGTGCACAGCGTGCCGAAGGACGTGGACCGCGAGATCGCGCGGCTCAAGCTGGTGGCGATGGGTGTCGGGATCGACGAACTCACGGCCGAACAGCGGCACTACCTGTCATCGTGGGACCTTGGTACCTGATTCGCAGAGCCACGGCATGGTCGAGGTGCGCGTCGCGCACCTCGGGCTGGACCGGAACACCAACAGTCCGGTCGTCATCCTCCAGGAGAAGGACGGTCCTCGCGTCCTGCCCATCTGGATCGGCCCGAGCGAGGCGAGCGCGATCGCCATGGAGCTCGCCGGGATCAAGTTCAGCCGCCCCTTGACGCACGACCTCCTCAGGCAGGTCATCGTAGGGCTGGGAGGGGAGCTCAGGAAGGT
This region includes:
- the ahcY gene encoding adenosylhomocysteinase encodes the protein MAVATKTPSFDVKDLAMADEGRRRTEWAERSMPVLRLIRERFTVERPLAGKRLAACLHVTSETANLAITLKAGGADVVLCASNPLSTQDDVGAHLVRDHGIAVYAIKGEDHETYYEHIRAALAHRSDITMDDGADLVGALHMIALNRLDDLAPPVRKWVEGLSSDERAQLLRGVIGSTEETTTGVIRLKAMAKDGVLQFPVIAVNNSETKHLFDNRYGTGQSTVDGVLRATNMLLAGSTAVVAGFGWCGRGVAMRLRGAGANVIVTEIDPIKALEAQMEGYRVMPMMEAAAIGDLFITLTGNVNVVRVDHLRAMKDGAILANSGHFNVEIDLEGLAKVAKGPRAAREFVAEYLLDGKRIFILGEGRLINLAAAEGHPASVMDMSFANQALGAEYLVKHGPSLSRDVHSVPKDVDREIARLKLVAMGVGIDELTAEQRHYLSSWDLGT